In Methylotenera sp. L2L1, the following proteins share a genomic window:
- a CDS encoding flagellar protein FliT has product MEYQNTIQLYEAVAKIMQQMLHAAKMEDWEKLTELEAFCAQHVATLKTIEDAQPLPTDALNRKVASIKSILADDREIRNLISPWMAKLNALMNTNQTERRLTQAYSQ; this is encoded by the coding sequence ATGGAATATCAAAATACTATTCAGCTTTATGAGGCTGTTGCTAAGATTATGCAACAAATGCTGCATGCAGCAAAAATGGAAGACTGGGAAAAGTTAACAGAGCTAGAGGCTTTTTGTGCGCAACATGTCGCCACGTTGAAAACTATAGAAGATGCGCAGCCACTGCCAACGGATGCGTTAAATCGTAAGGTGGCCAGCATAAAAAGCATTCTTGCTGATGACCGTGAGATTCGTAATTTAATTTCACCTTGGATGGCAAAATTAAATGCATTGATGAACACCAATCAAACAGAAAGGCGGCTGACGCAAGCTTATAGTCAGTAA
- a CDS encoding FliH/SctL family protein, which translates to MANTNIPKEQQSAYERWEMASFSDISHERSRGLAASSQPKKKDVPSVNPAEIAQVFEATRKDAYSKGVQEGFAAGMAQARELAQVEKNQLLQLMNAFSSALENSDEQIAEDVLSLALDIAKSMLKIKLDVDKKVLLPVVLDAIHYLPHIQRPARILVHHEDMHLLREYMADEIANDHWQIHEDSNIERGGCLVETGANQVDATNAMRWKRITEALAQNNDWLLP; encoded by the coding sequence ATGGCTAATACAAATATTCCTAAAGAGCAGCAGAGCGCATACGAACGCTGGGAAATGGCTTCATTTTCAGACATCAGTCATGAGCGTAGTAGAGGGCTTGCAGCCTCAAGTCAGCCTAAAAAAAAGGATGTACCATCTGTCAACCCTGCAGAAATAGCGCAGGTTTTTGAAGCGACTCGTAAAGATGCTTACAGTAAGGGAGTGCAGGAGGGGTTTGCCGCTGGAATGGCTCAGGCCCGAGAGTTGGCGCAGGTAGAGAAAAACCAACTCCTGCAGCTAATGAATGCATTTAGTAGTGCACTTGAAAACTCAGATGAGCAGATTGCTGAGGATGTGCTTTCTTTGGCGTTAGATATTGCGAAATCTATGCTGAAAATTAAGCTTGATGTTGATAAAAAGGTTTTACTTCCTGTGGTGCTGGATGCCATCCATTATTTACCACATATTCAAAGGCCCGCCAGAATTCTCGTGCATCATGAGGATATGCATCTATTACGCGAATATATGGCTGATGAAATTGCTAATGATCATTGGCAGATACACGAAGACAGTAATATCGAGCGTGGTGGCTGCTTGGTTGAGACTGGTGCAAATCAGGTAGATGCTACCAATGCGATGCGCTGGAAAAGAATTACTGAAGCATTAGCGCAGAATAATGATTGGTTACTCCCATGA
- a CDS encoding EscU/YscU/HrcU family type III secretion system export apparatus switch protein has product MSKSEESKLLSPILGLAPNPHISHNPNQQAIALTYATGDYAPRVVAKGRGLIAEQIIARAKQHDIFVHESKDLVALLMQVDLDDHIPPALYQAIAEILSWLYRLEEAKADSVDEALFKA; this is encoded by the coding sequence ATGAGTAAATCTGAAGAAAGTAAGTTGTTGAGTCCGATTCTAGGGCTTGCACCAAATCCGCATATTTCGCATAACCCTAATCAACAGGCGATTGCGCTTACTTATGCAACTGGTGATTATGCGCCGCGAGTTGTTGCAAAGGGGCGTGGCTTAATTGCTGAGCAAATTATTGCTAGAGCAAAGCAGCACGATATTTTTGTGCATGAATCTAAGGATTTAGTCGCGCTGTTGATGCAGGTGGACTTGGATGACCATATTCCACCTGCACTTTACCAAGCAATTGCTGAAATTCTATCTTGGCTTTACCGTTTGGAAGAAGCTAAAGCCGATTCTGTGGATGAGGCGTTATTTAAAGCTTAA
- the fliE gene encoding flagellar hook-basal body complex protein FliE, whose amino-acid sequence MKAGGIDSSRIESMLAQMRAAAQRPQTEGIANLASPINADKSTGKIDFADALKASLDQVNQVQKNAETLGKNFALGDDSVSLSDVMIAGQKANISFQATIQVRNKLVSAYQDIMSMQI is encoded by the coding sequence ATGAAGGCAGGTGGTATTGATTCAAGCAGAATAGAATCTATGCTTGCGCAAATGAGGGCAGCAGCACAACGTCCACAAACAGAGGGCATCGCAAATTTAGCATCCCCTATCAACGCAGATAAAAGTACTGGGAAAATTGATTTTGCAGATGCATTAAAAGCGTCCTTAGATCAAGTTAACCAAGTACAAAAAAATGCTGAAACGCTGGGCAAGAACTTTGCGCTAGGTGACGATAGCGTCAGCTTGTCAGACGTGATGATTGCAGGACAAAAAGCAAACATATCTTTTCAAGCAACAATTCAGGTACGCAACAAACTTGTTTCTGCGTACCAAGACATTATGAGCATGCAGATTTAA
- a CDS encoding flagellar hook-length control protein FliK, translating into MLKLPDNLSISPGPVPVGRVLPVLAVDGIGATLQELNARATQFILGREYSAQVVSKVDDKAYLVKVDSAVLKMELGNTALVGQSIRLRYVQDSPVPTFFFTPPTGKPAYDSAELSSAARLIGQLLQEAEKNGVSGKYEAAAVVTHSPKDPQMVAQGLKQAVANSGLFYESHLSEMLQGGRSLTAIMQEPQNQAQQTQAQIATLTSQQLAILEQNRLNWHGEVWPGQKMEWDVYLEQRDGESAEQGSEREDVARPVVSEIKLTFPHLGVVAAKLTIVDGHVSINLRAEQSETLDALKSKSRGLTQAMSDSGLQVEGLVISVYE; encoded by the coding sequence ATGCTTAAACTGCCAGACAATCTAAGTATTAGTCCTGGTCCAGTACCAGTAGGCCGGGTGTTACCTGTTCTTGCAGTTGATGGAATTGGTGCTACATTACAAGAGTTAAACGCCAGAGCAACCCAATTTATACTTGGCCGTGAATATTCTGCGCAAGTTGTTTCAAAAGTCGACGATAAAGCTTACTTGGTTAAAGTTGATAGTGCTGTGTTGAAAATGGAGTTGGGTAACACAGCGCTTGTTGGCCAGTCTATCAGACTACGGTATGTGCAAGACAGCCCGGTCCCTACTTTTTTCTTTACGCCCCCAACAGGAAAGCCAGCGTATGATTCTGCCGAGTTAAGTTCGGCAGCACGTTTAATTGGACAACTCTTACAAGAAGCTGAAAAAAATGGAGTTTCTGGCAAATATGAAGCGGCTGCTGTCGTTACTCATAGCCCCAAAGACCCTCAAATGGTTGCTCAAGGTTTAAAGCAAGCTGTTGCCAATAGTGGGCTGTTCTATGAGTCTCACTTAAGCGAAATGCTGCAAGGTGGGCGTAGTTTGACTGCAATCATGCAAGAGCCCCAGAATCAAGCTCAGCAAACTCAAGCGCAGATTGCAACATTAACATCGCAGCAATTGGCGATATTAGAGCAGAATCGTCTTAACTGGCACGGTGAGGTATGGCCGGGGCAGAAAATGGAATGGGATGTCTATCTAGAGCAGCGCGATGGTGAGTCTGCTGAGCAGGGTAGTGAGCGTGAAGATGTCGCTAGGCCTGTGGTCAGTGAGATAAAGTTAACTTTTCCACATTTGGGTGTTGTTGCTGCTAAGCTAACGATTGTTGATGGGCATGTGTCAATTAATTTGCGAGCAGAACAAAGTGAAACATTAGATGCACTTAAGAGTAAAAGCCGCGGCTTAACACAGGCGATGAGTGACAGTGGGTTGCAGGTGGAAGGCTTGGTTATTTCAGTGTATGAGTAA
- the fliS gene encoding flagellar export chaperone FliS yields the protein MFGLNQKGVNGYAKVGVETGVLAASPVKLIVMLYDGAIAACHSAIACMQRKDIEQKGAMLSKAIMIIESGLRLSLDKKAGGEIADSLDALYVYMSSKLASANVRNQPEQVQEVIKLLLDLKGAWEAIDNNKATAQVLNQVKNNQQTIDATQTYAYQAKI from the coding sequence ATGTTTGGACTAAACCAAAAAGGTGTTAACGGATATGCCAAAGTAGGTGTGGAGACTGGTGTATTGGCAGCGAGCCCAGTTAAGCTGATAGTGATGCTTTACGATGGTGCTATTGCTGCATGTCATAGTGCAATTGCCTGTATGCAACGTAAGGATATTGAGCAAAAAGGCGCCATGCTGTCAAAAGCTATTATGATTATTGAGAGCGGGCTTAGGCTGAGTTTGGATAAAAAGGCAGGTGGTGAAATTGCTGATAGCTTAGATGCGCTTTATGTTTATATGAGTAGTAAATTGGCTTCTGCCAATGTGCGTAATCAACCAGAGCAAGTGCAAGAAGTGATTAAGTTGTTGTTGGATTTGAAGGGTGCATGGGAAGCTATTGATAATAATAAGGCAACAGCTCAAGTACTGAATCAAGTGAAAAATAACCAGCAAACGATAGATGCTACGCAAACCTATGCGTATCAGGCTAAAATTTAG
- a CDS encoding flagellin, producing the protein MASVINTNLASLNTQRNLSASQSSLNTSLQRLSSGLRINSSKDDAAGLAIATRMDSQVRGQQVAIRNANDAISFAQVAEGGLSKQTDALQRMRELAVQSINGTNTSTDRANLDAEFTQLTAEVTRLSTATKFNGTTVFGAAQTFQVGADAGDTIATASVAAATITGSVSDVAAASAAITAIDAALTAANTSRATLGAIQNRFESVVSNLQISVENQSSAKSRIMDADFAAETANLTRGQILQQAGTAMLAQANSLPNNVLSLLRG; encoded by the coding sequence ATGGCTTCAGTTATCAATACAAACCTTGCGTCACTAAACACACAACGTAACTTATCAGCTTCACAAAGCTCATTAAATACATCACTACAACGTTTGTCATCAGGCTTACGTATCAACAGCTCTAAAGATGATGCTGCTGGCTTGGCAATTGCTACACGTATGGACTCACAAGTACGTGGCCAACAAGTTGCGATCCGTAACGCTAACGACGCAATCTCTTTTGCACAAGTTGCTGAGGGTGGTTTGTCAAAACAAACTGATGCATTACAACGTATGCGTGAACTAGCTGTTCAATCAATCAACGGTACAAACACAAGTACAGACCGTGCAAACTTAGATGCTGAGTTTACACAACTGACTGCTGAAGTTACGCGTCTTTCAACTGCAACTAAATTCAACGGTACTACTGTGTTCGGTGCTGCTCAAACATTCCAAGTAGGTGCTGATGCTGGTGATACTATTGCTACGGCTTCAGTGGCAGCAGCGACAATTACAGGTAGTGTTTCTGATGTTGCAGCCGCATCTGCTGCGATTACCGCGATTGACGCTGCATTAACTGCTGCAAACACTAGCCGTGCAACATTAGGTGCGATTCAAAACCGTTTTGAATCTGTAGTAAGTAACTTACAAATTTCAGTAGAAAACCAATCTTCAGCTAAATCACGCATCATGGATGCTGACTTCGCGGCAGAAACAGCTAACTTGACTCGTGGTCAAATCTTACAACAAGCAGGTACTGCGATGTTAGCGCAAGCGAACTCACTACCTAACAACGTGTTGTCATTGTTAAGAGGTTAA
- the fliF gene encoding flagellar basal-body MS-ring/collar protein FliF: MAAADATLVSEGSSGAFAQMGSKLLLVAGIAAVVAVMVVFWLWSQQPDYRVLFSNYSDKDGGAIVAALEKLNVPYKFSDSGTAIMVPAAQVHQVRLKLAADGLPKGGNIGFELLENQKFGVSQFVEQVNFQRGLEGELERSIQSIAAVDVARIHLAIPKPSVFVRDQQKPTASVLLNLRPGRTLDAQQVSAVVHLVASSVPNLPTANVTVVDQNGNLLSDTTKKLGAKNLDPEQLKYVDEIQQSIVKRVESIISPIVGLKNVRAEASAEIDFSVQEQAAETYKPNQQPDAAAVRSMQSNETQSVNGDTAGIPGALSNQPPPAATAPITTEGATDANGPATASPTPINSEKNLTTNYEVDKTVSYRQQPMGGIKRLNVAVVVNNMPVIDKKTGKVSYRSLTAAEKTQINDLAMQAMGFSRERGDSLTIVNTPFAGEPEEVLPAIPLWENPRVIENAKDVLRFLVGVVALFIIYRKALKPLLNKLTAPKAADVNQSEAPDTVVSISEDGTVSLSKPAYEQKIETAKQIAKDNPRMVASVVANWTNGNE; the protein is encoded by the coding sequence ATGGCAGCAGCTGACGCCACCTTGGTGAGTGAGGGTAGTTCTGGCGCATTCGCTCAGATGGGGAGTAAGTTACTACTAGTGGCGGGTATTGCTGCGGTTGTGGCTGTGATGGTTGTGTTTTGGCTATGGAGCCAGCAGCCTGACTATCGAGTGCTGTTTTCTAATTATTCAGATAAAGACGGTGGCGCGATTGTTGCGGCACTAGAAAAATTGAATGTGCCTTATAAATTTTCTGATAGTGGCACAGCGATTATGGTGCCAGCAGCACAAGTACATCAAGTTAGATTGAAGTTAGCTGCAGATGGCTTGCCTAAAGGCGGTAATATCGGCTTTGAGTTGTTAGAGAATCAAAAGTTTGGTGTGTCGCAGTTTGTTGAGCAAGTAAATTTCCAGCGTGGTTTAGAAGGTGAGTTGGAGCGCAGTATTCAATCTATCGCTGCCGTCGATGTGGCGAGAATTCATTTGGCAATACCAAAACCATCAGTATTTGTAAGAGACCAACAAAAGCCTACAGCATCAGTATTATTAAACCTCCGTCCAGGTAGAACGTTGGATGCACAGCAAGTGAGTGCAGTCGTGCATTTGGTTGCTAGTAGCGTGCCTAATTTGCCTACTGCCAATGTTACCGTGGTTGATCAGAATGGTAATTTGCTTTCAGATACCACTAAGAAGTTAGGTGCAAAGAACCTAGACCCAGAACAATTGAAGTATGTTGATGAGATTCAACAAAGCATCGTTAAACGTGTTGAATCAATCATTAGCCCAATTGTGGGGTTAAAAAATGTTCGTGCAGAAGCAAGTGCTGAAATAGACTTTTCAGTACAGGAACAGGCTGCTGAAACTTATAAACCGAATCAGCAGCCAGATGCTGCTGCCGTTCGTAGTATGCAAAGTAATGAAACTCAATCAGTCAATGGCGATACTGCAGGTATACCAGGGGCACTTTCTAATCAGCCGCCTCCAGCGGCAACCGCGCCAATTACAACTGAAGGTGCTACAGATGCTAACGGGCCGGCCACAGCTAGTCCAACCCCAATCAATAGTGAAAAAAACCTTACAACCAACTATGAGGTTGATAAAACTGTGAGCTATAGACAGCAGCCAATGGGCGGGATTAAACGTTTAAATGTTGCCGTGGTTGTTAATAATATGCCGGTGATAGATAAGAAGACAGGCAAAGTTAGCTATCGCTCTTTAACTGCTGCAGAAAAAACGCAGATTAATGATCTTGCTATGCAGGCGATGGGTTTTAGTCGTGAACGTGGAGATTCACTCACGATCGTCAATACACCGTTCGCAGGGGAGCCGGAAGAGGTATTGCCAGCTATTCCATTGTGGGAAAATCCTCGCGTAATTGAAAATGCTAAAGATGTGCTACGTTTCTTGGTTGGTGTAGTCGCACTATTTATTATTTATCGCAAGGCCTTAAAACCATTGTTGAATAAATTAACTGCGCCTAAAGCAGCAGATGTTAATCAAAGTGAGGCACCAGATACTGTTGTGAGTATTAGTGAGGATGGTACTGTCTCCCTTAGCAAACCAGCCTATGAGCAAAAAATAGAGACCGCAAAGCAGATCGCGAAAGATAACCCTAGAATGGTAGCGAGTGTAGTGGCTAACTGGACGAATGGAAACGAGTAA
- a CDS encoding flagellar protein FlaG, giving the protein MFNTPVDGYGAVKNSAAVQNIAGGQNAISGLAGAKAIDKVENAKPETRQSAEVDRVALSNAVKKLNELVAPALQTVQFTMDEESDRVIVQVVDTATDKVLRQIPNEEVLAFSKTLGRLQGLVVREQA; this is encoded by the coding sequence ATGTTTAATACACCAGTAGATGGTTATGGTGCAGTAAAAAATTCGGCCGCCGTGCAAAATATTGCCGGGGGCCAAAATGCTATTTCAGGCTTGGCTGGTGCTAAAGCCATTGATAAAGTCGAAAACGCCAAGCCGGAAACAAGGCAATCTGCTGAGGTGGATAGAGTGGCGTTGTCAAATGCAGTGAAAAAACTCAACGAACTCGTTGCGCCAGCATTGCAAACCGTCCAATTTACAATGGATGAAGAATCGGATCGCGTTATTGTTCAAGTTGTTGATACTGCGACCGATAAAGTATTAAGACAGATACCAAATGAAGAAGTGTTGGCATTTTCTAAAACTTTAGGCCGGCTGCAAGGTCTAGTAGTAAGAGAACAGGCTTAA
- the fliD gene encoding flagellar filament capping protein FliD — translation MATTSGIGSVLDVNTIVSNLMSVEKAPLTKVATQKSAYQSQISAYGTLKSALSTFQTSVSALSSLSKFNAQSVTSSNTSVLTATSTGSATVGSYDISVSQLAKSQKLSVGGFSNVSDVVGTGSLTISFGTFTPEVASPFTPSSFTSNSAKADLNITIDSSNNTLAGVRDAINAADGSVSATIVNDGTTNRIVITSKDTGEVNSLKISVADDDGNNVDATGLSKLAYDPQATAGNGKNLTSLQEAKNAILQIDGIDIVKSSNSISDAIEGVTLNLVGITSGSALSLSVATNQDAIKTSVTSFVDAFNKLDTTLRNLTKFDETGQANGALLGDSTARSIINQIRSVMNTAVANGSSLNTLSQIGVTFQRDGKLSLDNTKFTNAVSSNFNDIASLFAATARATDPQISFVSSTSKTQEGTYAIAVTQLGTTLLNAQGTINGAAATGSTTTLRGPLGDASEGLTVNVAGGALGARGTVNFSLGYAAKLGTLLENLLSEDGILAARTDGINSSIERLDTQTERLNARLTVIESRYRAQYSRLDVLLTSMSSTSNFLTQQIAALNAG, via the coding sequence ATGGCTACAACTTCAGGAATAGGCTCTGTCCTTGACGTTAACACCATTGTGAGTAACTTGATGAGTGTTGAAAAAGCTCCTCTAACTAAAGTTGCAACACAAAAATCAGCCTATCAATCACAAATTTCAGCATACGGAACACTGAAAAGTGCATTGTCTACGTTTCAAACTTCTGTCAGCGCGCTGTCGAGTTTATCTAAATTTAATGCACAGAGTGTTACTTCAAGTAATACAAGCGTATTGACAGCGACCTCAACTGGCAGTGCAACAGTAGGTAGTTATGACATTAGTGTTAGTCAGTTAGCTAAATCTCAGAAGTTGAGTGTGGGTGGTTTTTCAAATGTTTCTGATGTTGTTGGCACAGGCAGTTTAACGATATCTTTTGGTACGTTTACACCTGAAGTTGCCAGTCCATTTACGCCAAGCTCTTTTACCTCAAATTCAGCTAAAGCTGACCTCAATATCACCATTGATAGCTCTAATAATACATTAGCCGGCGTACGTGATGCGATTAATGCGGCTGATGGCAGTGTCAGTGCGACTATTGTGAATGACGGTACGACTAATCGAATCGTGATTACCTCAAAAGATACGGGTGAGGTGAATAGCCTTAAAATTTCAGTAGCTGATGATGATGGTAATAATGTAGACGCAACAGGTTTGTCTAAGCTGGCATATGACCCACAGGCTACAGCCGGTAATGGTAAAAATCTGACATCATTACAAGAAGCTAAAAATGCGATCTTACAAATTGATGGTATTGATATTGTTAAATCTAGCAATTCAATTAGTGACGCAATTGAAGGCGTCACATTAAATCTAGTCGGTATCACTTCTGGAAGTGCATTGAGCTTATCTGTAGCAACGAATCAAGATGCTATCAAGACTTCAGTTACTTCATTTGTTGATGCCTTCAATAAACTAGACACGACATTACGTAACCTGACAAAGTTTGATGAAACTGGCCAGGCGAATGGCGCCTTGTTGGGCGACTCTACAGCTCGCTCTATCATCAACCAGATTCGATCTGTCATGAATACAGCGGTTGCCAATGGCAGTTCGCTAAATACACTCTCACAAATTGGTGTGACATTCCAGAGAGATGGGAAGTTGAGCCTAGATAACACTAAATTCACCAATGCGGTTAGCAGTAATTTCAATGATATCGCAAGTTTGTTTGCAGCGACAGCTAGGGCAACTGATCCACAAATCAGTTTTGTCAGTAGCACATCTAAAACGCAAGAAGGTACTTATGCGATTGCAGTGACGCAGCTTGGCACAACATTGTTAAATGCACAAGGCACAATTAATGGTGCCGCTGCTACTGGCAGTACTACAACCTTAAGAGGTCCGCTTGGTGATGCAAGTGAAGGGTTAACTGTTAATGTCGCGGGTGGTGCGCTAGGTGCACGTGGTACTGTTAATTTTAGTCTTGGTTATGCTGCTAAGCTGGGCACTTTATTAGAAAACCTACTCAGTGAAGATGGCATCTTGGCAGCAAGAACAGATGGCATAAATAGCTCAATCGAGCGTTTGGATACGCAGACAGAACGACTAAATGCCCGCTTGACGGTGATTGAGAGTCGTTACAGAGCGCAGTACTCTAGACTTGATGTTTTGTTAACGAGTATGTCCTCTACCAGTAACTTCCTCACACAACAAATTGCTGCGCTTAACGCAGGCTAA
- the fliG gene encoding flagellar motor switch protein FliG, giving the protein MSDAGVIRSAVLMLALGEDEAAEVMKFLSPKEVQKLGAAMATLKSVGREQVETVVSDFLTEAEMNSNLGLDSDEYIRSVLTKALGDDKASSLLNRILQTRDASGIESLKWMDAHTVAEFIKNEHPQIIATILVHLEPDQVAEIFGHFTDRLRQDVMLRIATLDGVKPVALRELNEVMTKLLTGNENIKKQTMGGVKVAANIMNFMNSETEAVVLEGLKNYDDDMAQRIMDEMFVFDNIMDIDDKGIQVMLREVQSETLIIALKGTTDEMREKIFKNMSSRAAEMMREDLESKGPVKLSEVEAQQKQILQIVRRLADEGQIQLAGKGGDDQYV; this is encoded by the coding sequence ATGAGTGATGCAGGCGTGATTAGAAGCGCAGTTTTAATGCTGGCGTTGGGTGAGGATGAGGCGGCTGAAGTCATGAAGTTTCTGAGCCCTAAAGAAGTGCAGAAACTTGGTGCTGCCATGGCAACATTAAAGTCTGTGGGTCGCGAGCAAGTAGAAACTGTTGTGAGTGATTTCTTGACTGAGGCTGAAATGAATAGCAACCTGGGTCTCGATTCAGATGAATATATTCGTTCAGTTCTTACTAAAGCGCTTGGCGATGATAAAGCCTCTAGTTTACTTAATCGTATTTTGCAAACTAGGGATGCTAGCGGTATTGAAAGCTTAAAGTGGATGGATGCGCACACTGTGGCTGAATTTATTAAAAATGAGCATCCACAGATTATTGCGACTATTTTAGTGCATTTGGAGCCTGACCAAGTGGCGGAGATTTTTGGGCATTTTACCGACCGTTTACGTCAAGATGTGATGTTGCGTATTGCAACACTGGATGGTGTTAAACCTGTTGCATTACGTGAGCTGAATGAGGTAATGACGAAGCTACTAACCGGTAATGAAAACATCAAAAAACAAACGATGGGCGGCGTGAAAGTAGCGGCTAACATCATGAACTTTATGAACAGCGAGACAGAGGCTGTGGTGTTAGAGGGGCTTAAGAATTACGATGATGACATGGCTCAGCGCATTATGGATGAGATGTTTGTGTTCGATAACATTATGGATATCGATGATAAAGGTATTCAGGTGATGTTGAGAGAGGTGCAATCTGAAACGCTTATTATTGCACTTAAGGGCACAACAGATGAGATGCGTGAGAAGATATTCAAGAACATGTCATCTCGCGCTGCTGAGATGATGCGTGAAGATTTGGAGTCAAAAGGACCTGTTAAGCTTTCAGAGGTTGAGGCACAACAGAAACAAATATTGCAAATTGTGCGTAGGCTTGCAGATGAAGGGCAGATTCAATTGGCTGGTAAAGGCGGCGATGACCAATATGTATAA